One Acropora palmata chromosome 2, jaAcrPala1.3, whole genome shotgun sequence genomic window carries:
- the LOC141870637 gene encoding ras-related protein Rab-8A-like gives MAKTYDFLFKLLLIGDSGVGKTCVLFRFSEDAFNSTFISTIGIDFKIRTIELDGKKIKLQIWDTAGQERFRTITTAYYRGAMGIMLVYDITNDKSFENIKNWIRNIEEHASSDVEKMVLGNKCDMEDRRAVTKDRGTQLATEYGIKFMETSAKSSINVEEAFFTLARDIKLKMDKKLEQSSPQASTTIHVTPQPKQSKGFRCTLL, from the exons ATGGCCAAAACATATGATTTTCTGTTCAAACTTTTACTGATAGGAGACTCAGGAGTGGGCAAGACGTGTGTGCTGTTTCGATTTTCGGAAGATGCCTTTAATTCGACTTTTATCTCAACTATAG GGATTGATTTCAAAATAAGGACGATAGAATTGgatggaaagaaaataaagcttcAAATATG GGACACAGCTGGACAGGAAAGGTTCCGTACCATCACCACAGCATACTACCGTGGAGCTATG GGAATCATGCTTGTATATGACATCACAAATGATAAGTCATTTGAGAATATCAAGAATTGGATCAGGAATATTGAAGAG CATGCATCATCTGATGTTGAAAAAATGGTGCTGGGAAATAAATGCGACATGGAAGATAGAAGAGCAGTGACCAAGGATCGAGGAACACAG CTGGCAACAGAATATGGAATAAAATTCATGGAAACAAGTGCAAAGTCCAGTATAAATGTTGAAGAG GCATTTTTCACTCTTGCGAGAGATATAAAACTTAAAATGGACAAGAAACTT GAACAATCAAGCCCACAGGCGTCGACCACAATCCATGTCACACCGCAACCTAAGCAATCAAAGGGGTTCCGATGTACACTATTGTAG
- the LOC141873492 gene encoding uncharacterized protein LOC141873492 has translation MGEKDYELTYKILILGDSGVGKTCLIFRFIEDIFSDSYISTIGIDCRSRTVDLDGKRVRLQIWDTAGQERFRTLTSAYFRGAMGIVLVYDITTEDSFKNIAQWLQNIDENASPNVCKILVGNKLDCEDERAIDKFRGISMSENTELEFFETSARTGEGVSEAFMAVARQIKEFQDRKGARSLDEDTTIPVNPSHGSPQMQSACCR, from the exons ATGGGAGAAAAAGACTACGAACTAACGTACAAAATACTTATTCTTGGAGACAGCGGCGTCGGGAAAACTTGCCTGATCTTTAGATTTATAGAGGATATATTTTCAGACTCGTATATCTCGACAATCG GTATTGATTGTAGAAGCAGAACTGTGGACCTAGATGGCAAGAGAGTGAGGCTTCAAATTTG GGATACTGCTGGTCAAGAAAGATTCAGGACACTTACAAGTGCTTACTTTAGAGGGGCTATG gGTATAGTTTTAGTGTATGATATCACAACGGAGGACTCATTCAAAAATATAGCTCAATGGCTGCAAAATATTGATGAG AATGCCTCACCTAATGTTTGTAAAATTCTGGTTGGGAACAAGTTGGATTGTGAAGATGAAAGAGCAATCGACAAATTCAGGGGAATATCA ATGAGTGAAAACACTGAATTAGAATTTTTCGAAACCAGTGCCCGAACAGGAGAAGGTGTATCAGAA GCATTTATGGCAGTTGCACGGCAGATCAAAGAATTTCAAGACAGAAAG GGAGCGAGGTCGTTAGATGAAGATACTACGATTCCTGTCAATCCATCACATGGATCACCTCAAATGCAGTCCGCTTGTTGTCGCTGA